The following nucleotide sequence is from Aspergillus nidulans FGSC A4 chromosome I.
ATATTTGGAGAAGTCACAGTCAAGCATACCAACGTCATATTGCTGTTGATAAAGAACGAGAGGCAAAGCGGGTTGAGAATCGAGCTCGGAAGGAGCAAGTCCCTTTAGGGGCTGAGCCCCTACACAGGAGCCCTAACGAGCCAGACTTGCCCCTAAGTGAAAGCGCAGGGCATATTTACCACGGCAGGATATTACTGTTTTGGATGAACCAGTTATTTTCTATAAAAAGAGGTAGAAATTCAAAATTGTTCGTATGACTGAAATTTACGTTTGACTGAAGACCACGTACAACGTAAGGCGGTGTACGTGGGTGCAGCCACGGCTACACCTGTAACAAGCACTGCCACCCTTGAACGGCATTTGTTTACATGAGATCTCAATCCTAGTGCTTAGTGAATCTGAATTCATAGGGAAATAGTTTTCGAAAAGGCCGCGGGCGTCTTGTTCCGTGACATGTCTTTTGATTGCACTTGTCAAAAGCTCGTCGAACAAAATATTACGTGATTACTAGGCCACGACGGGTGGTCACAACAATCGAAGCCAAAATCAAGACGTGCTTGGAAACTATAAACCCATGCCTAGGGCAATAATAGCCCTGTACATGCTGGACAGGGTGTTAGAACGTTCTCCTAGGGCGGGTAGGTCCCCTGCAAATAAAGTCCAAGTTTGCTCTCTAGGCTGTCCGGTATTGCCTTGTATTGCCTTTACGACAGACCGTTATCTTATACGGACCATCATCTATTCTGACTTCGTATGTCGGCAGTCTAATTAAGTAGTTGTTCAGTCCGAGTCTCTAAGGTAGGGCTTATTGCTGGTCAGAGCGGACGCTGTGGTTATGGACCACGCTACACAGTTCGAAGCAAATATGATCTCCCTAGCCTATGTGATATTAAAAGGTCTACCTCTAGTCGACCAAACCCTCCAAGCCCTATGCGCAGGTCTAGCCTCTTCTAGCGTCTATTTCCAAAGCTTAGGGAGAAGATTTGATAAAGCTCGTGCATTGCCAATTCTTTGTAGTGCAGGGGTTAGGTAGCCCAGCCGATACCCCCGTAGTGAAGATCCTGATATGTACATAAGTACGGAGTGAAGCGCACACCTCCGCTCTGCACTATGTACAAGACCACCTTTATCTGTCAAAGGCCCAGTCCCTGAAGGACGATCTTATTGCATCGATTCAAGACATCCAGTACCTCCTCCCTTCCGTGCCAGGCCTCATTGTATGCTGCACTAAGGGTCAGTCTCCCTTTCCACGTACCCAAGAACAGTCCGAGTCCCGTGCCTAGCTCCTCCCCGGTCACCCATGGATTTTCCACACTAAAGCTTCCGTACTGGTGCCGGATGACCTTGTCCAGCACACCCATACTGGAAATAGAGGCAGAAGGGGTCTCATTGCGCGGTGGGATCGCAGGCGGTTCGCTTTCCGGGTATGGGAGTATTGACATTGCCCAGTAGGCCGGCACAAGCTTGATGTGCTCTTCGTTATTTCGGATCTCCAGGTAGTAGTCGCGGACGTGCTCCGCGATGGGAAGGAAGATATCCTCGATCTTCGGAGTTGTGCTGGGGGCCCCTAATGCAGGGCCAGTGAGGTCGATGGCGAGACATCTCCCAGACACGGAGTGGTACACTGACGCCGGATGTGCGGATGTGCTGTAGGGATCCTTGCAGTGATGACGCTCGTTGATCAGGCAGTAACTGATATACCGCAGCGTACGCTCTGTCTCTTTGCGTTCTTGAAGGGCCCCAACCGTCAGGGCCCCAACCGTCAGCGCAATGGAAGCATGGTAGGCGTGCGTAATGCTCAGCCCAAGCGTGCGACACTTGGTCAACAGTCTCGCTGTATTGCTTTCAGATAATGTGATTGCAACACGTTGATGCTTCCCGGGGAGGGCAATGTGCCGCTGGAATGGCGGGCTTGCTATTTCAACCTCTCCCTTGACCCCAGAATTGTACTCGAGAATCTCGCGCAAGACTTCTTCATGCTCGGGCGAGAGGACATCCGGTATCTCGGCGGCCCTACGCAGCGGCGGGCTGAGGTTCAACCACTCGTCCCCAAATTGCGGCAACTCGTAGCTGACCTGCCCGTACGCCTCGGCGGCCAGAGTAAAGAGGTTGTGGAAGAGCAGCAAAGTCCCTACCCCATCAATCACGTCGTGATGCGCGCGGAGGACCAGATCAGCGCGGAAGACCCGGTCGTCTGTGGCTGGAGCCCTGATGAGAAACAGCGTTGGCAGCGCGGGCACCGGGGGGTCGGCGTTGCACCAATCCAGCCCGGACATCCTCTCTGACACAACCTGAAAGGTCTCATCTACCCACTGGTGTTGCGATGCATCGTCTATAATGGTCTCGTAGACCTTCTTGTACCTTCGCTGGGCCGGGTCATACAGCACCCTGGAAGCAATGGTAGGATGGTTGTATCGAAGACGGATCCAGGCACTCTTCAGCGCTTCCTCGGCCCTTTTCTCAACTTTCTGCAACGCAGTGCCTGGCTGGACCGGGACTGAGAAAGAGATAAACCCGGTCATAGCAAAGAAGACCCTGCCTGTTCTTTCATAGGCCTTTGCCAGCGATGCATAAAACTCCTCCACCTCATCGATATCCCGCTCCCAGAGTCCAGGCTGGGTAAGCTTCCATTCTAAGCGGTCATCTGCCGAGACTGCCATTGTGAGTGTCGTCTGTAATCCTGTGCTGAAATCTGAAGAAGGGGTAGTTGTGCTATAGCGTTGTTGATCAGGTTGCGAGATCTGCAGTTGTCAATGTACGTACTGTACTAATGAGACACACTGGAGAAACGTCCAAGGAGTCTCGGCCGGCTCCCCACCAAAGGGCCCAGCAAGGCGTTAAGCAGAGTCTCTGAGAGAGCGGGCTCACCTACCTACTCAGGTATAAAAGGCAGCGCCTGGACGGCCCCCCAATCAGAGTCAGCCTTACGTCCGAAGCTCAGCCGACTCCCCTTGTCCGTCTGGTAAAAGGATATCGATATTAGTGATACCTACTCGGTAGAACGCTATCATTACGGTTCCCAACTCCCCCACTGCACAAATCCTAATCAGCCTTCCTGCCATGGCGCTATTTTCCGCCAGTAGTTGGTTCACGCTCGGAGACGCGTATCCTGCATATTATTTAACCTCGGCTGATCATTTTCCTTAAGGCGATCTACACTTAGTGTCTCGAGCCCAAAGCTTAGGGATGGATCAGTCTCTCTGCCACAGTTTTACATCGCATTCTTCCCACGCGTTTCAATCATAGGGTCAGCAAGCAGGTGTTCGTGGTCTAGTTGCTGAGCTTATTCCTACCTATTGGAGCTCATTAGCACCAGGGCTGTATAAGAAGTTTGTTTGCGTGGCACAAAGGGTCCTTAAATCAGCAACCACTAGAATAAAGGAAGTTTACTGTTATTGGGTTGGCAGGCAGAGTCGGTCCTTCGTCTTTTCTCGTCTATTCCGGCATGCATTTTCTTCTTAAATGTTGCTTTAAGCTTGGTGTGACCTGTGGGCAAAGTGTCCTTGCGTAATCCTCGCATTCCTGAGTTATCTAGAACTGCTAGAGTTTCGCAAGTATACTCCACATATCCTCTCCTCCTGGCCCTTGATTTTTCACAATTTCATCCTCCCAGTAATTTGGGTTGACTGTGGTCTTGTTCAGGGGATTAACACGATGAGCGCGGTGGAACAAGTCTTCGTAGACCCGGCCATCGTAGCGGCCAAGAGCACTAAAACCGCAGTCAGCCGTTTTAACTCTGAGTAAAATAGAGCTCTGGATGGCAATTCACCTGTCTAGCAGATAGTCTGGGATCTGCCATGCGTCCACTAATCGGACAGCATGTGGGCGTATACGGGACGTTAACTCATTGATGCGTTCCAAGACTGCGTCGAGGTCGTGTTTCGATGCGGCGTTGTGTGAAAAGACTATCTAACGTTAGTTTACGCAATGAGCTGCATTTTTTGCAGCATATAGCGGAACGTACACTCATATTTTTCAGTCTCTAATgtggagagagaaaagaggcgGTAGAGATCCCAGAGGACATCTTTAACCGCCGCAGACAGCTCCGTGTCTGAGCTGAGGGCGTTGTAAAACTGCGTTACAAGGATGGATTGTGATTGTGCTGAGGATGTTAGTTCCTGCTCAACGAGGAGAGATTCAGTACCTTTGCTCAGTCTGTGTAATTGTGTCATGATGGATGTCCATCCTCTTTTTCTCACCACGCGCTCTCGGTAGACATCGTAGGCCTAAGTCTCGTGTTACTGTAGCTCGGCATGCTGTACTCGGCATGCATAGTGATACTCACGAGAGCGGTAGCCCTATGCTGGAAAGCCTGGACCAGGTCGCCATCATTCCGCAGGATATCATAATCACATTGCCGGTCACCTCTGTCGGTCTCTCCTCCCTGTATTTTGGGGAAATACGTCGTAAACTGTACATCAATTTCGTCTTTTTCCACCTTTGCCACTGATGCAGAAACAACAGAGCCCATCTTTTTTATCAGATAGGCCGCTGTCTGCTGCGTAATCATCCAGTTGTCCCCCTCGACTGTAACCTTGGATAAGTAGTCTGCATTCAACTGCACAAGCCCGCTCCCACCGCCGTATCCATGACCCCCGAGTGCCCGTCGACAGGTCTCGATACCGTCTGCTGCAAGAGTTGTGCATAGGCTTTTGAGCCCAGAAGACATACTATGCATGTATGCAAGAGAACTAAAAT
It contains:
- a CDS encoding uncharacterized protein (transcript_id=CADANIAT00007558), which translates into the protein MAVSADDRLEWKLTQPGLWERDIDEVEEFYASLAKAYERTGRVFFAMTGFISFSVPVQPGTALQKVEKRAEEALKSAWIRLRYNHPTIASRVLYDPAQRRYKKVYETIIDDASQHQWVDETFQVVSERMSGLDWCNADPPVPALPTLFLIRAPATDDRVFRADLVLRAHHDVIDGVGTLLLFHNLFTLAAEAYGQVSYELPQFGDEWLNLSPPLRRAAEIPDVLSPEHEEVLREILEYNSGVKGEVEIASPPFQRHIALPGKHQRVAITLSESNTARLLTKCRTLGLSITHAYHASIALTVGALTVGALQERKETERTLRYISYCLINERHHCKDPYSTSAHPASVYHSVSGRCLAIDLTGPALGAPSTTPKIEDIFLPIAEHVRDYYLEIRNNEEHIKLVPAYWAMSILPYPESEPPAIPPRNETPSASISSMGVLDKVIRHQYGSFSVENPWVTGEELGTGLGLFLAYNEAWHGREEVLDVLNRCNKIVLQGLGL